From Aspergillus chevalieri M1 DNA, chromosome 4, nearly complete sequence, a single genomic window includes:
- a CDS encoding FHA domain protein (COG:T;~EggNog:ENOG410PS8E;~InterPro:IPR008984,IPR000253;~PFAM:PF00498;~go_function: GO:0005515 - protein binding [Evidence IEA]) yields MPERQAVVTLYTLYIPDTFSFRSLTFASDDDYVDIGRSSKRETKNLIPAQNNAWFDSRVMSRDHARIGVNMAEKTVIIRDGGSMHGTWVNDRRIPVDQDVVVNSGDILTFGADVTRGAETFPPLRVRCGCEWFDSSDAAKENISARKRIHPINTFIVPDDDDDDDSDVEVVEDSVPAKPMSPQDHEFEDSDQSGDAENQDIRENSTPITSPSTKEVSLGLEPKPTNTTTKEGHSDPSDGTSGSPIVLDGDEAPVTPRMTPPPASNNSNFHVNNVDADADAMDHDSDHSSSIASSPRETQPATEFDYWDEEDVISYGFGSESESSNDESSDSEMDSESENATSHCDDLENKPQSQADNKTQVANEKEVEFSGSASTIQHQAIQPQSIEEAPNDFDKTWSTNNFTRSGPLSPALLCDPYAIPRSSLQQTGNSYVPRLPSLHALSSSGWEPQAVPRSDHFDIGTAPRAFGHRCTRFDDFPVRRQPRQTVLSAPAIPPVIPSSYNGSSGMSPVKNDIYNAEDQWQVEKPGLASQSKIERTTPMDYLREPNTRLCISDIVDSRSQEARSAQGLPPKRKADEMESAAIRHAPAYPYEFADPSTANPYASGSNTVPLGTNQCVDDESFSQDAQPRSSLPDLEDSTQNTGIHSIPEDEPEEPKSVPEVERPSKRIKTSDEGSGRFVTHAATALAGAVLGGLGTVALLASLPPDYFV; encoded by the exons ATGCCGGAACGACAAG CCGTCGTCACCCTCTACACCCTCTACATCCCCGATACCTTCTCCTTCCGGTCCCTGACCTTCGCATCTGACGATGACTACGTTGATATCGGCCGGTCTTCGAAGCGAGAAACCAAGAATCTGATCCCCGCTCAGAATAATGCTTGGTTCGACTCGAGGGTCATGTCTCGTGATCATGCGAGGATCGGAGTGAATATGGCGGAGAAG ACTGTCATTATCCGTGATGGCGGTTCCATGCACGGTACCTGGGTGAATGACAGGAGGATTCCTGTCGATCAGGATGTCGTTGTGAATAGCGGCGACATCCTGACTTTTGGTGCGGATGTTACTCGTGGTGCTG AAACGTTCCCCCCGCTTAGGGTTCGTTGCGGATGTGAGTGGTTCGATTCTAG TGATGCTGCAAAGGAGAACATCTCAGCTAGAAAACGGATCCATCCTATCAACACTTTCATCgttcctgatgatgatgacgacgacgacagtGATGTTGAGGTCGTTGAAGACTCTGTGCCCGCTAAACCGATGAGTCCCCAGGATCACGAGTTTGAGGATTCCGACCAGAGTGGTGACGCAGAAAATCAAGATATCAGAGAGAACTCTACGCCCATCACCTCGCCGTCGACTAAGGAAGTCTCTTTGGGACTCGAACCCAAACCCACGAATACCACAACCAAGGAGGGTCATTCGGACCCCTCTGACGGAACTTCGGGCAGTCCTATTGTTCTCGATGGTGACGAGGCTCCCGTCACCCCGAGGATGACTCCTCCACCTGCCTCGAATAATTCGAACTTCCATGTTAACAATGTAGACGCTGATGCCGACGCTATGGACCACGATTCGGATCACTCATCCTCCATCGCAAGCTCTCCCAGGGAGACTCAACCTGCCACCGAATTTGATTActgggatgaagaagatgtgATTAGCTATGGATTTGGTTCAGAGAGTGAATCGTCGAACGATGAGTCCTCTGACTCAGAGATGGATAGTGAATCCGAGAACGCAACCTCCCACTGTGATGACCTGGAGAACAAGCCCCAGTCGCAGGCAGACAACAAAACGCAGGTTGCTAATGAGAAGGAGGTCGAGTTCAGTGGTTCTGCTTCGACTATCCAGCATCAGGCCATCCAGCCGCAGAGCATCGAAGAAGCTCCGAACGATTTTGACAAAACATGGTCGACGAATAACTTCACCCGATCGGGTCCCCTTTCACCAGCGCTACTTTGTGATCCGTATGCTATCCCAAGGTCCTCTTTGCAGCAGACCGGCAACTCATATGTTCCCCGTCTTCCTAGTCTACATGCTCTTTCCTCAAGTGGATGGGAACCACAAGCAGTGCCACGGAGTGATCACTTTGATATCGgaacggcacccagagccTTTGGGCACCGCTGCACTCGATTCGATGATTTCCCTGTGAGGCGACAACCACGGCAGACAGTTCTCTCAGCTCCAGCCATCCCTCCAGTGATTCCTAGCTCATACAACGGCTCGAGCGGTATGTCTCCTGTAAAGAATGATATCTATAATGCGGAAGACCAATGGCAAGTCGAGAAGCCCGGCCTCGCGAGCCAGTCGAAGATAGAGCGGACAACCCCTATGGATTATTTGCGTGAACCCAACACTCGGCTCTGTATTTCCGACATTGTCGATAGCCGGTCGCAGGAGGCCCGGTCTGCGCAGGGACTCCCTCCGAAGAGGAAGGCAGACGAGATGGAATCGGCCGCGATACGTCATGCACCTGCTTATCCATACGAATTTGCTGATCCTTCAACCGCCAACCCTTACGCCTCTGGTTCCAACACTGTACCGTTGGGTACTAACCAATGCGTAGACGACGAGAGCTTTTCGCAAGATGCACAGCCGCGGTCCTCGCTGCCTGATCTTGAGGACTCGACTCAGAACACTGGTATACACTCTATTCCCGAAGATGAGCCCGAGGAACCAAAGTCTGTTCCCGAAGTGGAAAGGCCTAGCAAGCGCATCAAGACCTCCGATGAAGGCAGTGGACGCTTCGTAACTCATGCTGCAACGGCCCTCGCAGGAGCAGTGTTGGGTGGTCTTGGTACCGTTGCTTTGTTGGCTTCTTTGCCACCCGACTACTTTGTCTAG